One genomic segment of Methanothermobacter wolfeii includes these proteins:
- a CDS encoding cytochrome c biogenesis CcdA family protein has product MQTYILSFMAGVLSVLSPCIIPLVPVLISEAVRGGGKDTIIFFAGFMTIFIFIITLTAIFTAAVTHYLLYARIVSSSLLILMGYLLLTEWTPGVSFRVPLTENPFLKGLLTSLAWTPCYSPYLLGLMAYSAAGEAVIFSAVNMGLYTAGFWSALFMVYLAADITIRRVMAGTEYIRKFSGALIITAGVYMLYQLIIR; this is encoded by the coding sequence ATGCAGACATACATCCTTTCATTCATGGCAGGCGTCCTTTCGGTCCTGTCACCATGCATAATACCCCTCGTACCGGTCCTTATTTCAGAGGCGGTAAGGGGCGGGGGGAAGGACACGATAATCTTCTTCGCTGGTTTCATGACCATATTTATCTTCATAATCACACTCACAGCCATATTCACAGCAGCAGTCACCCACTATCTCCTCTATGCAAGGATTGTAAGCTCCTCTCTTCTGATTCTGATGGGTTACTTACTTTTAACTGAATGGACTCCAGGAGTGTCCTTCAGAGTCCCTTTAACAGAAAATCCATTCCTGAAGGGACTGTTAACTTCCCTTGCATGGACGCCATGTTACAGTCCCTACCTCCTTGGTCTCATGGCATACTCTGCTGCAGGAGAAGCTGTAATCTTCAGCGCAGTTAACATGGGCCTTTACACAGCAGGATTCTGGTCAGCCCTATTCATGGTCTACCTGGCAGCAGATATCACCATAAGAAGGGTCATGGCAGGGACTGAATACATCAGGAAGTTCTCAGGTGCCCTGATAATAACTGCAGGGGTCTACATGCTCTACCAGCTCATCATCCGGTGA
- a CDS encoding NAD(P)-dependent oxidoreductase, with protein MRVGFIGFGEVAHTLAARLIQEGAEVFTSLEGRSPGTMRRARELGVTDSEPEEVYSADIIISAVTPASAVDAARMAGAHVRGTYVDVNNIAPLTVKRALSYIENGRVVDAAIMGSVRRKGADVRIIASGEHAGDFMALNDYGLNIELRGSRVGDASALKMLRSSYTKGVSALLWETLLAAYRMGLEEDVLEVLEYTEGDDFRKSSISRIKSSAGHAERRYEEIHEIEKMLSTVMDPVMTGCIMKVFKRISSMELPHESEDYRDILEAVR; from the coding sequence TTGAGGGTTGGATTCATAGGCTTCGGTGAGGTCGCCCACACACTGGCTGCTCGTCTGATCCAGGAGGGGGCCGAGGTATTCACATCCCTGGAGGGCAGAAGCCCGGGGACCATGAGGAGAGCACGGGAACTTGGTGTAACTGACTCAGAACCAGAGGAGGTCTATTCTGCAGATATAATAATATCCGCTGTAACACCGGCCTCTGCAGTTGATGCTGCAAGGATGGCAGGAGCCCATGTGAGGGGAACATATGTTGATGTAAATAATATCGCACCCCTGACAGTTAAAAGGGCCCTTTCATACATAGAAAATGGGAGGGTTGTGGATGCAGCCATAATGGGCAGTGTAAGGAGAAAAGGGGCGGATGTGAGGATAATAGCCTCCGGTGAACATGCAGGGGATTTCATGGCACTCAACGACTACGGCCTCAATATTGAGTTGAGGGGTTCCAGGGTGGGGGATGCATCGGCCCTTAAAATGCTCCGTAGCAGCTACACCAAGGGTGTTTCAGCACTCCTATGGGAGACACTCCTTGCAGCATACCGGATGGGTCTGGAAGAGGACGTTCTGGAGGTCCTTGAATATACTGAAGGGGATGATTTCAGGAAATCATCCATTTCAAGGATTAAGAGTTCAGCAGGACACGCAGAAAGACGTTACGAGGAAATTCATGAAATTGAAAAAATGCTATCAACCGTGATGGACCCTGTCATGACCGGCTGTATCATGAAGGTCTTTAAGAGAATCTCAAGTATGGAATTACCCCATGAAAGTGAAGATTACAGGGACATACTTGAAGCAGTAAGGTGA
- a CDS encoding adenylyltransferase/cytidyltransferase family protein has product MIGISADFDPVHLGHVRLIEKGREIADETGDEVVIYLNKDFSANHAPFFVPYHARKEMALAAGADRVVPIEGLHYRLTLAYTVPIRIAMMIEDGVVDYVDAANVSPDLIIRKARDFASRGIFSGIPRELPNRNVIRWFAVNEFLYGKYGRKMRFHIIPELTVNGSKISGREIRQRIIENDMEIPEDVQKLLPETTVKILEREIDRGTVPGRRDLEAITGRMNNLSQADLMKIAYLNADAVNSIIKNRRYYRENQIWAAFRRAGYGPVLTRLAMSSLEMNVERSEVKDLIDHYTVKGWIPPEQSTESVMKRAWFVSEKVREGMDSREANRIFMEKRPDVTPIRSFEAGLNLRKHEVKVLRDGMDAGIYVDRQGVLSCQIRDGVKIRSPLHLRAQLATYLRFIIDSHIIPFHGKVLRKKEGFRILIDIG; this is encoded by the coding sequence ATGATAGGTATAAGTGCTGATTTTGACCCGGTCCATCTTGGACATGTCCGGCTGATAGAGAAGGGACGGGAAATAGCTGATGAAACAGGAGACGAAGTGGTTATATACCTTAACAAGGATTTCAGTGCAAACCACGCCCCATTCTTTGTCCCCTACCATGCCCGTAAGGAAATGGCCCTTGCTGCAGGCGCTGACAGGGTTGTGCCCATAGAAGGCCTTCATTACAGGCTCACACTGGCCTACACCGTCCCCATACGGATAGCCATGATGATAGAGGATGGAGTGGTTGACTATGTTGATGCTGCCAACGTATCCCCTGACCTGATAATCCGGAAGGCCAGGGATTTCGCATCAAGGGGCATATTCAGCGGCATACCCCGTGAACTGCCAAACAGGAACGTTATAAGATGGTTTGCGGTTAATGAATTCCTTTACGGTAAATACGGCAGAAAGATGAGATTCCATATAATCCCCGAGCTCACGGTTAATGGTTCAAAGATTTCAGGGAGAGAGATAAGGCAGCGCATAATTGAAAATGATATGGAAATACCTGAAGATGTGCAGAAACTCCTACCAGAGACCACGGTGAAGATCCTTGAAAGGGAAATAGATAGGGGAACCGTACCAGGCAGGAGGGACCTTGAAGCCATAACCGGCAGGATGAACAACCTCTCCCAGGCGGATCTCATGAAAATCGCCTACCTGAATGCTGATGCCGTTAACTCCATCATAAAAAACAGGAGATACTACCGGGAGAATCAGATATGGGCTGCCTTCAGGAGGGCAGGTTACGGTCCGGTCCTGACCAGACTTGCCATGAGTTCCCTTGAGATGAACGTTGAAAGGTCTGAGGTGAAGGACCTCATTGACCATTATACAGTAAAGGGGTGGATCCCTCCCGAGCAGAGCACTGAAAGTGTGATGAAAAGGGCATGGTTTGTTTCAGAGAAGGTAAGGGAAGGTATGGATTCCCGTGAAGCCAACAGGATATTTATGGAGAAGCGCCCTGATGTTACCCCCATCAGGTCCTTTGAGGCTGGCTTAAATCTCAGAAAACATGAGGTTAAAGTCCTGAGGGATGGTATGGATGCGGGGATCTACGTGGACCGGCAGGGTGTTCTATCATGTCAGATAAGGGATGGTGTTAAGATAAGGAGCCCCCTTCACCTCAGGGCTCAGCTTGCAACCTACCTGAGATTCATAATCGACTCACATATAATACCATTCCATGGGAAGGTTTTAAGGAAGAAGGAAGGTTTCAGGATTCTTATAGATATCGGTTAA
- a CDS encoding archaeosine biosynthesis radical SAM protein RaSEA, whose amino-acid sequence MMGKLVFRNRKRAIKRMKKRSPEELATAWMQNDLLYSGPGKAIFMILPTIGCSWALSESGGCTMCSYISDSHLEPVGSDKIIEIFEKLISRYDIQEKTAVKIFTSGSFLNPAEFPEDARNHILDHLNTVDGVEEIIFESRPEYVKEEILRECCARAPDKILEVSMGLETLDERTRLIKINKGFSNRDFEDAVKIINRLKDGFMVKSKVYILVKPILTSEKNAIKEAVDTAVYAEKIGVDRVSFCPVTIHRGTLLEDLWRRGAYRPPWIWSLVEIINRTRESVSIPSIMDTSGFGTSRGPFNCKKCNRDLKKLIIRSNLEQVPVPEYECECRARWSAEREFSELTGSVEIRYSEDT is encoded by the coding sequence ATGATGGGTAAACTCGTATTCAGAAACAGGAAAAGGGCCATTAAAAGGATGAAGAAGAGGAGCCCTGAAGAACTGGCAACAGCCTGGATGCAGAATGACCTGCTCTATTCTGGGCCTGGAAAGGCAATATTCATGATACTCCCAACCATCGGGTGCTCATGGGCCCTCTCCGAGAGTGGCGGCTGCACAATGTGCAGTTACATATCAGATTCACACCTTGAACCTGTAGGATCAGATAAAATCATTGAAATCTTCGAGAAACTCATCTCAAGGTACGATATACAGGAAAAGACCGCTGTGAAGATATTCACATCAGGAAGCTTCCTGAACCCCGCCGAATTCCCTGAAGATGCAAGAAACCACATACTGGACCACCTTAACACAGTTGATGGTGTTGAGGAGATAATATTCGAATCAAGGCCAGAGTATGTTAAAGAAGAGATACTCAGGGAATGCTGTGCCAGGGCCCCTGATAAAATCCTTGAGGTCAGTATGGGTCTTGAAACACTGGATGAGCGGACAAGACTCATTAAGATAAACAAGGGCTTCAGTAACAGGGACTTTGAAGATGCTGTTAAGATTATAAACAGATTAAAGGATGGATTCATGGTAAAATCAAAGGTTTACATCCTTGTAAAACCCATACTCACCTCAGAGAAGAATGCTATAAAAGAGGCCGTTGATACGGCAGTCTACGCTGAAAAGATTGGTGTTGACAGGGTTTCATTCTGTCCTGTGACCATACACCGGGGAACTTTGCTTGAGGATCTCTGGCGGAGGGGTGCCTACAGACCGCCATGGATATGGAGCCTTGTTGAAATAATAAACAGGACACGTGAATCAGTTTCAATACCATCAATAATGGATACATCGGGTTTTGGAACTTCAAGGGGGCCTTTCAACTGTAAAAAATGTAACAGAGACCTTAAAAAGCTTATAATACGGTCCAACCTTGAACAGGTCCCTGTTCCTGAATATGAATGTGAATGCAGGGCCAGGTGGAGTGCTGAAAGGGAATTTTCAGAGCTCACGGGTTCAGTTGAAATAAGGTACAGTGAAGACACCTGA
- the mer gene encoding 5,10-methylenetetrahydromethanopterin reductase has product MKFGIEFVPNEPIEKIVKLVKLAEDVGFEYAWITDHYNNKNVYETLALIAEGTETIKLGPGVTNPYVRSPAITASAIATLDELSNGRATLGIGPGDKATFDALGIEWVKPVSTIRDAIAMMRTLLAGEKTETGAQLMGVKAVQEKIPIYMGAQGPMMLKTAGEISDGALINASNPKDFEAAVPLIKEGAESAGKSLSDIDVAAYTCCSIDEDSAAAANAAKIVVAFIAAGSPPPVFERHGLPADTGAKFGELLGKGDFGGAIGAVDDALMEAFSVVGTPDEFIPKIEALGEMGVTQYVAGSPIGPDKEKSIKLLGEVIASF; this is encoded by the coding sequence ATGAAATTTGGTATCGAATTTGTTCCAAATGAGCCAATAGAAAAAATCGTGAAGCTTGTGAAGTTGGCTGAAGATGTGGGTTTTGAATACGCCTGGATCACAGACCACTACAACAACAAAAATGTATACGAAACCCTTGCATTAATCGCAGAGGGAACAGAAACAATAAAACTCGGTCCCGGTGTTACAAACCCATACGTAAGAAGCCCTGCAATAACCGCATCTGCAATAGCCACACTTGACGAGCTCTCAAACGGAAGAGCCACACTAGGTATTGGCCCAGGTGACAAAGCTACCTTCGATGCCCTCGGAATCGAATGGGTTAAACCAGTCTCAACAATAAGAGATGCCATCGCAATGATGAGAACCCTCCTCGCCGGTGAAAAAACTGAAACTGGTGCCCAGTTAATGGGTGTTAAAGCAGTCCAGGAAAAGATCCCAATATACATGGGTGCACAGGGTCCAATGATGCTTAAAACCGCTGGTGAAATATCAGACGGTGCACTCATAAACGCATCAAACCCCAAGGACTTTGAAGCAGCAGTCCCACTCATAAAAGAAGGTGCTGAATCTGCAGGTAAAAGCCTCTCCGACATTGATGTTGCAGCATACACATGCTGTTCAATAGATGAAGACTCTGCAGCAGCAGCAAACGCAGCCAAAATAGTGGTTGCATTCATCGCTGCCGGATCACCACCACCTGTATTTGAAAGACACGGTCTACCTGCCGACACCGGTGCAAAATTCGGTGAACTCCTTGGTAAAGGTGACTTCGGCGGAGCAATAGGAGCTGTTGACGACGCCCTAATGGAAGCCTTCTCAGTTGTAGGTACACCAGACGAATTCATACCAAAAATTGAAGCTCTCGGTGAAATGGGCGTAACCCAGTATGTTGCTGGTTCACCAATAGGTCCGGACAAAGAAAAATCAATAAAACTCCTGGGAGAAGTTATAGCAAGCTTCTAA